A part of Olleya sp. Bg11-27 genomic DNA contains:
- a CDS encoding TonB-dependent receptor, whose protein sequence is MFSIKKQIILLIPSLLISVFALAQEREGDTIQTGVIDVIKPYTPSISDAFKVKETPSLDDNDTGTKKDVKYNIFSFPVASTFTPAKGKAAVVDKAKKIKLYNNYATLGVGTYTTILGEAYLNHAIGRDQAFSAYIGHHSSQGDIDEVLTDSGFSDSKLNVTYTKSDRDYTWTALGGFQYQTYNWYGLQQPLFNQATADTLDVGHSFTNAYVGGDIMFEDGIVSSGSVLFRRFGDDYGSGENRFKANAIGTINIQDNDVDVEVFVDYLGGSFDKAYAAPTEVNYGNFQFGVAPKFQLKQDDLTVDLGVKAVYLNNTEASESKFFIYPNIAVSYRLIDDVLIVFGGVKGGLIQNSYYDFVEDNQFVSPNLFIAPTDQQYNAFGGLKGKLSNAMSYTVSGNYKSEKNKALFVNNDITQTSEAYTYGNSFGMTYDDVTTLSVAAELNVDINRNFTLGIKGEYFSYDVKNEMEAWNLPDLKASVFLDYQINEQWFAGANLYYIGERKDQFSVSSVIPSVTGVVTLDAYFDANAHVGYHINDRFSVFAKANNIVGEAYTKWQNTPVQGIQFLAGGTYKFDF, encoded by the coding sequence ATGTTTAGTATAAAAAAACAAATCATTTTATTAATACCATCGTTGTTAATTTCTGTCTTTGCATTAGCGCAAGAAAGGGAGGGAGACACAATACAAACAGGTGTTATTGATGTAATAAAACCATATACACCATCAATTTCTGATGCTTTTAAAGTAAAAGAAACACCGTCATTGGATGATAACGATACGGGAACAAAGAAAGACGTTAAATATAATATTTTCTCTTTTCCTGTGGCATCAACATTTACACCAGCAAAAGGAAAAGCAGCGGTTGTGGATAAAGCAAAAAAAATAAAGTTGTATAACAATTACGCAACTTTAGGAGTTGGAACGTATACCACTATTTTAGGGGAAGCTTATTTAAATCATGCTATTGGTAGAGACCAGGCATTTAGTGCCTATATAGGTCACCATTCCTCTCAAGGTGATATCGATGAAGTTTTAACGGATAGTGGGTTTTCAGATTCAAAACTTAATGTAACCTATACTAAATCAGATCGTGATTATACATGGACCGCGTTAGGAGGTTTTCAGTATCAAACTTATAATTGGTACGGTTTACAACAACCTTTGTTTAATCAGGCAACTGCAGATACGTTAGATGTGGGGCATAGTTTTACCAATGCATATGTTGGAGGAGACATTATGTTTGAAGATGGGATTGTGTCTTCAGGAAGTGTTCTTTTTAGACGCTTTGGTGATGATTATGGTTCTGGAGAAAATCGATTTAAGGCTAATGCTATTGGAACAATAAATATTCAGGATAACGATGTCGATGTAGAAGTGTTTGTCGATTATTTAGGCGGTAGTTTTGATAAAGCTTATGCAGCACCAACGGAGGTTAATTATGGTAATTTTCAATTTGGGGTTGCTCCAAAATTTCAGCTAAAACAAGATGATTTGACGGTCGATTTAGGTGTTAAAGCGGTCTATTTAAATAATACAGAAGCTAGTGAGAGTAAATTCTTTATCTACCCTAATATTGCAGTTAGTTACAGACTTATAGATGATGTTTTAATTGTTTTTGGAGGCGTAAAAGGGGGATTGATTCAAAATTCGTATTATGATTTTGTAGAGGACAATCAATTTGTTTCACCTAATCTTTTTATAGCGCCAACAGATCAACAATACAATGCTTTCGGAGGATTAAAAGGAAAGCTTTCTAATGCAATGAGTTACACGGTAAGTGGTAATTATAAATCCGAAAAAAATAAAGCATTATTCGTAAATAATGATATCACGCAAACATCAGAAGCTTATACTTATGGTAACTCTTTTGGGATGACTTACGATGACGTGACAACATTAAGTGTCGCAGCAGAATTAAACGTTGATATAAACAGAAACTTTACATTAGGAATAAAAGGAGAGTATTTTTCTTATGATGTTAAAAACGAAATGGAAGCTTGGAATCTACCAGATTTAAAAGCATCAGTCTTTTTAGACTATCAAATTAATGAGCAATGGTTTGCCGGCGCTAATTTATATTATATTGGAGAACGTAAAGACCAATTTAGTGTTTCTAGTGTAATACCATCTGTAACAGGAGTTGTTACGTTAGATGCTTATTTTGATGCTAATGCACATGTAGGTTATCATATAAACGATCGTTTTTCTGTATTTGCAAAAGCTAATAATATAGTAGGGGAAGCGTATACTAAATGGCAAAACACACCAGTGCAGGGTATTCAGTTTTTGGCAGGAGGAACTTATAAATTTGATTTTTAA
- a CDS encoding DUF2059 domain-containing protein has translation MKNIIALVCLLTIGTVGFAQVDQYSQDVKTCIKSNGTMTYYEGVVDQMFTMLEEQFVSQGVPVAVWTELKKEKTNAMGALAEMVVSAYRAHFTHKDVKNMNALYTTTAGKNMFKPEALTEGDKIILTEFYKSDTGQKIVSSQDSMNAAMGDISVLWSGDLYKSMIAKLSEKGFNL, from the coding sequence ATGAAAAATATTATAGCATTAGTATGTCTTTTAACAATAGGGACTGTAGGTTTCGCACAAGTTGATCAATACAGTCAAGATGTTAAAACTTGTATTAAAAGCAATGGAACCATGACCTACTACGAAGGTGTGGTTGATCAAATGTTTACTATGCTTGAAGAACAATTTGTCTCTCAAGGAGTGCCTGTAGCAGTTTGGACAGAACTTAAAAAGGAAAAAACTAATGCAATGGGAGCGTTAGCGGAAATGGTAGTATCTGCTTACAGAGCTCATTTTACACATAAAGATGTTAAAAACATGAATGCATTATACACTACTACAGCTGGTAAAAATATGTTTAAACCTGAGGCATTAACAGAAGGTGATAAAATAATTTTAACAGAATTCTATAAAAGTGATACTGGTCAAAAAATTGTAAGCTCTCAAGATTCTATGAATGCTGCAATGGGTGATATCTCCGTGTTGTGGAGTGGGGATTTATATAAAAGTATGATAGCAAAATTATCAGAAAAAGGATTTAACCTTTAA
- a CDS encoding YkgJ family cysteine cluster protein: protein MEEFLNDLPKLAKDKHKENKTFFTKLKKKAPKQLDYIMQELHEAEFKKTDCLTCANCCKTTGPLFTDKDVQRIAKHFRQKPQQFIDTYLRLDEENDYVLQSVPCTFLGADNYCSIYDVRPKACSEFPHTDRKKFQQISNLTLKNVSICPAAFNIVEEMKKRIKY from the coding sequence ATGGAAGAATTTTTAAATGATCTCCCAAAGCTTGCCAAAGATAAGCATAAGGAAAATAAAACCTTTTTTACTAAGCTAAAAAAGAAAGCACCAAAGCAACTGGATTATATTATGCAAGAATTGCATGAAGCCGAATTTAAAAAAACGGATTGCTTAACGTGTGCCAATTGTTGCAAAACTACAGGTCCTCTTTTTACGGATAAGGATGTTCAGCGTATTGCTAAACATTTTAGACAAAAGCCACAACAGTTTATTGATACGTATCTGCGTCTTGACGAAGAAAATGATTATGTACTACAATCCGTTCCGTGTACGTTTCTAGGTGCAGACAATTACTGTTCTATATATGATGTGCGCCCTAAAGCATGTTCGGAATTCCCGCATACAGATCGTAAAAAATTTCAACAAATATCAAATTTAACATTAAAAAATGTGTCTATCTGTCCTGCGGCTTTTAATATTGTTGAAGAGATGAAAAAACGAATTAAGTATTAA
- a CDS encoding amidohydrolase — protein MKFTKTLFLFLIITSCASDKIDVDTIITNANVYTVDSNFSKAEAFAVKDGKFVGVGTAADIKNKYKPKALIDAAGQTVVPGFIDAHCHFYGLGLNQLQVNLRDTKSYADVISKVVEFQKNKSSAFIIGRGWDQNDWGDKTYPTKVQLDSLFPNIPVALTRIDGHAMICNQAALDLANITESTLAEGGEILKENGKLTGVLIDNPMELVEVIFPEPTKQQQIDALLEAQKICTNLGLTTVSDAGLDKQVIELVDSLQQAGALDMRIYAMISNRKANLDYYLTKGKIKTARLNVQSVKVYADGALGSRGAALKQEYTDQHNHFGALVIGIEDYKNLAERIAKAGYQMNTHAIGDSANRFVLQTYEKTLLGQKNRRWRVEHAQVITDDDFEYFKNENIIPSIQPTHATSDMYWAEDRLGKERVKGAYAYKKLLEKSGRVALGTDFPVEKVSPFLTFYAAVSRQDTKQYPEGGFNKENGLSREETLKGMTTWAAYSNFEEQEKGSIEIGKFADFIILDQNIMTVDEKEIPNIKVNETYIGGVAQ, from the coding sequence ATGAAATTCACCAAAACCCTATTCTTATTTTTAATCATTACATCTTGTGCTTCAGATAAAATAGATGTGGATACTATTATCACGAATGCTAATGTATATACAGTCGATTCTAACTTTTCTAAGGCAGAAGCTTTTGCGGTAAAAGATGGTAAATTTGTAGGAGTTGGTACAGCTGCAGATATAAAGAATAAATATAAACCAAAAGCACTTATTGATGCAGCTGGTCAAACTGTTGTACCAGGTTTTATTGATGCACATTGTCATTTTTATGGACTTGGTTTAAACCAATTGCAAGTTAATCTGAGAGATACAAAAAGTTATGCTGATGTTATAAGCAAGGTTGTAGAGTTTCAGAAAAACAAATCCTCTGCATTTATTATTGGTAGAGGATGGGATCAAAACGACTGGGGTGATAAAACATATCCAACTAAAGTACAATTAGATAGTTTATTTCCTAATATTCCGGTAGCATTAACTAGAATTGATGGTCATGCTATGATATGTAATCAAGCTGCATTGGATTTAGCTAATATTACAGAAAGTACACTAGCGGAAGGTGGAGAGATTTTAAAAGAAAATGGGAAGTTAACAGGAGTTTTAATTGATAATCCAATGGAATTGGTGGAAGTTATTTTTCCGGAGCCAACAAAGCAACAACAAATAGATGCGCTATTGGAAGCTCAAAAAATATGTACAAATTTAGGGTTGACTACAGTGTCGGATGCTGGTTTAGATAAACAAGTTATAGAATTGGTTGATAGTTTGCAACAAGCAGGTGCATTGGATATGCGTATCTATGCTATGATTAGTAATAGAAAAGCAAACCTGGACTATTATTTAACTAAAGGGAAAATTAAGACAGCGCGTTTAAATGTACAATCGGTAAAAGTTTATGCGGATGGCGCTTTGGGGTCTAGAGGTGCGGCATTAAAACAAGAATATACGGATCAACATAATCATTTTGGTGCTCTAGTTATTGGGATTGAGGATTATAAGAATTTAGCAGAAAGAATCGCTAAAGCAGGATATCAAATGAACACACATGCGATTGGAGATTCTGCTAATAGATTTGTATTACAGACCTATGAAAAAACATTATTAGGTCAAAAGAACAGACGTTGGAGAGTTGAGCATGCTCAAGTTATTACAGATGATGATTTTGAATATTTTAAAAATGAGAATATTATCCCCTCTATACAACCAACACACGCAACAAGTGATATGTATTGGGCAGAAGACCGTTTAGGAAAAGAGAGAGTAAAAGGGGCTTATGCCTATAAAAAGTTATTAGAAAAAAGTGGACGAGTGGCTTTAGGTACTGATTTTCCTGTAGAGAAAGTAAGTCCGTTTTTAACGTTTTATGCAGCCGTTTCTAGACAAGATACTAAGCAATATCCAGAAGGTGGTTTTAATAAAGAGAATGGGTTATCAAGAGAAGAAACTTTAAAAGGAATGACAACTTGGGCGGCCTATTCAAACTTTGAGGAACAAGAAAAAGGAAGTATCGAAATTGGTAAGTTTGCCGATTTTATTATCTTGGACCAAAATATAATGACTGTGGATGAAAAAGAAATTCCAAACATTAAAGTAAATGAGACTTATATTGGAGGAGTGGCACAGTAG
- a CDS encoding class I SAM-dependent methyltransferase: MKDLFGKALLDYQNNNYTEDLMTSTNISDEDELPIPYLFRDFKDMPKLEQHALNLSKGHVLDVGCGSGSHSLYLQSKGLSVKAIDISTGAVTVSKARGVITIEEKALLDETDTFDTILLLMNGTGIFQTLDQVSTYLSHLKSLLHKNGQILIDSSDIKYMYLDEDGGFWQDMNANYYGELDYFLSYKGEKETPMKWLYLDYKLLKDACNAIDLKCEMLAEGEHYDYLAKLSI, encoded by the coding sequence ATGAAAGACCTTTTCGGAAAAGCCTTATTAGATTATCAGAATAATAATTATACAGAAGACCTAATGACGTCTACTAACATATCTGATGAGGATGAATTACCAATTCCTTATCTTTTTAGAGACTTTAAAGACATGCCTAAGTTAGAGCAACACGCTCTAAACTTATCTAAAGGTCACGTTTTAGACGTTGGTTGTGGTTCTGGAAGTCACAGTTTATATTTACAAAGTAAAGGACTTAGCGTTAAAGCTATTGACATCTCTACTGGTGCTGTTACTGTAAGTAAAGCAAGAGGCGTTATTACTATCGAAGAAAAAGCACTTTTAGACGAAACCGACACTTTTGACACTATTTTATTATTGATGAATGGTACCGGCATATTTCAAACCTTAGATCAAGTCTCTACTTATTTATCACATTTAAAATCTTTATTACATAAAAACGGTCAAATATTAATAGACTCTAGTGATATAAAATATATGTATCTAGATGAAGATGGTGGGTTTTGGCAGGATATGAATGCCAACTATTATGGCGAGCTAGACTATTTTTTAAGTTATAAAGGCGAAAAAGAAACCCCAATGAAGTGGTTATATTTAGACTACAAGCTACTAAAAGACGCTTGTAACGCTATTGACTTAAAATGCGAAATGCTCGCTGAAGGCGAGCATTATGACTATTTAGCAAAGTTATCGATTTAA